From Oceaniferula marina, a single genomic window includes:
- a CDS encoding ABC-F family ATP-binding cassette domain-containing protein, with amino-acid sequence MLAIQNLHVEYGARVLFKDLSFTVLTKERIAFAGHNGAGKSTLMKCIANIIEPSGGQIVKPKHCQIGYLPQEGIHIKGISLWDEVESAFAETQSLQQDIDELSEQLKQLDPRSAPYSDLLHEIGDLELKLHDADPGRIKPKIESVLAGLGFKRSDFTRDCGEFSGGWQMRIALTKLLLQQPEVLLLDEPTNHLDIDSQKWMENYLVNYPGAILIISHDLALLDMLTTRTIAFHHGRAEEYAGNYSFYMKESALRKEILVKQYKAQQREIKQTQEFIDRFRSKATKAKQVQSRIKQLEKIELITIEDDDSVMNFRFPEPPASGHSVAMLERADKAYGNISIFKDFNFEITRGEHIAIVGPNGAGKSTFCRLITGQEAPDAGTYTLGHKAAVSFFSQNHADELDATLTVLDCVERAASREMAPHARNLLGCFLFRGDDVFKRIGVLSGGERSRVALVCMLVRPANFLILDEPTNHLDIQSQEVLQNALKDYPGSFLIVSHNRSFLDSIVTKTLEFRQGRPPRMYAGNISYYLEKCEEEKQAEAVKNKTAPNTQTAGAAASGNRKQQRKLEAEQRRKRKEILGPLQKELETTEENISEFEAAQAALTQHMSEPEVAADAEKLQQASHAYQALGEKLEHAYTRWDQLNTKIEQVSEELGE; translated from the coding sequence ATGCTTGCCATTCAAAATCTCCACGTCGAATACGGTGCCAGGGTGCTTTTTAAGGATCTGTCATTTACCGTCCTGACCAAGGAGCGTATCGCCTTTGCTGGCCACAACGGCGCAGGCAAATCCACCCTGATGAAGTGTATCGCCAACATCATCGAACCCAGTGGTGGCCAAATCGTCAAACCAAAGCATTGCCAGATCGGCTACCTTCCCCAGGAAGGCATCCACATCAAAGGCATCAGCCTCTGGGATGAGGTTGAATCCGCCTTCGCCGAAACCCAGTCCCTGCAACAGGACATCGACGAACTCTCCGAGCAACTTAAACAACTCGACCCCCGCTCCGCTCCGTATTCCGACCTGCTGCATGAAATCGGCGACCTGGAACTCAAACTCCACGACGCCGACCCCGGCAGAATTAAACCGAAAATAGAATCCGTGCTCGCCGGCCTTGGATTCAAACGGAGCGACTTCACCCGCGACTGCGGTGAGTTCTCAGGAGGATGGCAAATGCGTATCGCACTCACCAAACTCCTACTGCAACAGCCAGAAGTTCTGCTCCTGGACGAACCCACGAACCACCTCGACATCGATTCCCAGAAGTGGATGGAGAACTACCTGGTCAACTACCCCGGTGCCATCCTGATCATTTCCCACGATCTGGCACTGCTCGACATGCTCACCACCCGGACCATCGCCTTCCACCACGGCCGGGCGGAGGAATACGCCGGCAATTACTCGTTCTACATGAAGGAGTCCGCACTGCGTAAAGAAATCCTGGTCAAGCAATACAAAGCTCAGCAACGCGAAATCAAACAAACCCAGGAGTTTATCGACCGCTTCCGGTCCAAAGCCACCAAGGCAAAACAAGTTCAAAGCCGAATCAAACAGCTCGAAAAAATCGAACTCATCACCATCGAAGATGACGACTCCGTGATGAACTTCCGCTTTCCCGAGCCCCCGGCCTCCGGCCACAGCGTGGCCATGCTGGAACGTGCGGATAAAGCCTACGGCAACATCTCGATCTTCAAGGACTTCAATTTCGAAATCACCCGCGGCGAACACATCGCCATCGTTGGCCCCAACGGTGCCGGCAAATCAACCTTCTGCCGACTCATCACCGGACAGGAAGCACCCGATGCCGGAACCTACACTCTGGGCCACAAAGCCGCCGTCTCGTTTTTCTCCCAGAACCACGCCGACGAACTCGACGCCACCCTGACGGTGCTCGACTGCGTGGAGCGGGCAGCCTCCCGGGAGATGGCGCCACATGCCCGGAACCTGCTGGGGTGTTTCCTCTTCCGTGGCGATGACGTCTTCAAGCGCATCGGCGTGCTTTCCGGAGGAGAACGCTCCCGGGTTGCCCTCGTCTGCATGCTGGTTCGCCCGGCCAATTTCCTGATCCTGGACGAACCGACCAACCACCTTGACATCCAATCTCAGGAGGTTCTGCAAAATGCGCTCAAAGATTACCCGGGCTCGTTTTTAATCGTCTCCCACAACCGATCCTTCCTCGATTCCATCGTCACGAAAACCCTCGAGTTCCGCCAAGGGCGCCCCCCTCGGATGTATGCCGGCAACATTTCCTATTACCTCGAGAAATGCGAAGAGGAAAAACAAGCGGAAGCGGTGAAAAATAAAACCGCACCCAACACCCAGACCGCAGGAGCCGCGGCATCGGGCAACCGTAAGCAACAACGGAAACTCGAAGCCGAACAACGCCGCAAACGGAAGGAAATCCTCGGTCCCCTTCAGAAAGAACTCGAAACAACTGAAGAAAACATCTCTGAGTTTGAAGCGGCCCAGGCTGCCCTCACCCAGCATATGTCAGAGCCCGAAGTCGCGGCCGATGCCGAAAAACTCCAACAGGCGTCCCACGCCTACCAGGCGCTCGGAGAAAAACTCGAACATGCCTACACCCGCTGGGACCAGCTCAATACCAAGATTGAACAGGTCAGCGAAGAACTCGGCGAGTAA